One Gloeobacter morelensis MG652769 DNA window includes the following coding sequences:
- a CDS encoding TIM-barrel domain-containing protein: protein MHCRFEHSELTVRFLAVDLVRCDWLSERLPVPYAIARDEWPAVAVEVQAGAQGIEATTGAMRVRVTPDGRVRFADADGRILRAELPPDHQRGGWVHRVSLAEEERIYGLGERAAPLNLRQARDAGGGATAFQMWNFDMAGRYGPGADPLYISIPLYISLQPQGSYLVFYENSFPAAFTFKQEAVAAFEGGALRYYVGIGPVEKLLERYTELTGRPPLPPKWALGYHQSRWGYETEAAVRNVARAFEANDIPVSAIHLDIDVMDDFKAFTIDPRRFPLLGEFTRELARRGVRLVSILNPAIKADPDLPIFRDGMERKAFVSTPDAQPVIAPVWPGWCAFPDFSDPEVRHWWSEQYRHLLSLGIAGFWHDMNEPAAFVAWGDRSLPRPTRHSMEGRGGDHREAHNLYGLLQARAGYESLRTFRPEARPFIVSRAGWAGLQRYAWTWTGDTESSWGALAMTVAQVLELGLCGIPYSGPDTGGFRGNPSSELYIRWMQLSAFLPFFRTHASNDSRSRAPWTFGEPSLGIARAFIKLRYRLLPYLYTLCWEASRRGVPLVRPLFWADPGNARLWDIDDAFLLGDALAVYPVVREGERAREVVLPAGRWYHLWDDQVLEGPGSIRLDAPIERIPLLVKAGSVLPMEEDGHLALHLYAPESGAFEGTIYEDAGDGYGANRIERLRFSRCGAGFVLERSWEGDFAFPYRGVRIFVHGVRVGRARVDGQPVPFSGAYLQVSDFRTLELD, encoded by the coding sequence GTGCACTGCCGCTTCGAGCACAGCGAACTGACCGTGCGCTTTTTGGCGGTGGACCTGGTGCGCTGCGACTGGTTGTCGGAACGACTGCCGGTGCCCTACGCCATCGCCCGCGACGAGTGGCCGGCGGTGGCCGTGGAGGTCCAGGCGGGTGCCCAGGGTATCGAAGCGACCACGGGAGCAATGCGGGTGCGCGTCACTCCGGACGGCCGGGTGCGCTTCGCCGATGCCGATGGGCGGATTCTGCGCGCGGAATTGCCCCCGGACCACCAGAGAGGCGGCTGGGTGCACCGGGTGTCGCTGGCTGAAGAAGAGCGGATCTATGGCCTCGGCGAGCGGGCCGCTCCCCTCAATTTGCGCCAGGCCCGCGATGCGGGCGGCGGAGCGACGGCCTTTCAGATGTGGAACTTCGACATGGCAGGGCGCTACGGCCCCGGGGCCGACCCGCTCTATATCTCGATTCCTCTTTATATCAGCCTGCAACCGCAGGGGAGTTATCTGGTCTTCTACGAAAACTCCTTCCCGGCCGCCTTCACCTTCAAACAAGAGGCGGTCGCCGCCTTCGAGGGCGGCGCCCTGCGCTATTACGTGGGAATCGGTCCTGTGGAGAAGCTGCTGGAGCGCTATACAGAGTTGACCGGCAGGCCGCCGTTGCCGCCCAAATGGGCTCTGGGCTATCACCAGTCGCGCTGGGGTTACGAGACCGAGGCGGCCGTGCGCAACGTCGCCCGGGCCTTTGAGGCCAACGACATTCCCGTCAGCGCCATCCACCTCGACATCGATGTGATGGACGATTTCAAGGCGTTCACGATCGACCCCAGGCGCTTTCCGCTGTTGGGCGAATTTACCCGGGAGCTGGCCCGGCGGGGCGTGCGGTTGGTGAGCATCCTCAACCCGGCCATCAAGGCCGATCCGGATCTGCCGATCTTTCGCGACGGGATGGAGCGCAAGGCCTTTGTGAGCACCCCCGACGCCCAACCGGTGATTGCCCCGGTCTGGCCGGGCTGGTGCGCCTTTCCGGATTTTAGTGACCCCGAGGTCCGCCACTGGTGGAGCGAGCAGTACCGCCACCTGCTCTCGCTCGGGATCGCCGGTTTCTGGCACGACATGAACGAACCGGCCGCCTTCGTCGCCTGGGGCGACCGATCGCTGCCGCGCCCGACCCGTCACTCCATGGAAGGGCGGGGCGGCGATCACCGCGAGGCGCACAATCTGTACGGTCTATTGCAGGCGCGGGCGGGGTACGAGAGCCTGCGCACCTTCCGGCCCGAGGCGCGGCCGTTTATCGTCTCGCGGGCGGGCTGGGCGGGTCTGCAGCGCTACGCCTGGACATGGACCGGCGACACCGAGAGCAGTTGGGGGGCGCTCGCCATGACCGTGGCCCAGGTGCTCGAACTGGGACTGTGCGGCATCCCCTACTCCGGCCCCGACACGGGCGGCTTCCGGGGCAATCCCTCGTCGGAGTTATACATACGCTGGATGCAGTTGTCGGCGTTTTTGCCCTTCTTTCGCACCCACGCCTCCAACGATTCGCGCAGCCGCGCTCCCTGGACTTTTGGCGAACCGTCGCTGGGCATCGCCCGCGCGTTCATCAAGTTGCGCTACCGGCTGCTGCCGTACCTCTACACGCTCTGCTGGGAGGCCAGCCGACGCGGGGTTCCTCTGGTGCGCCCCCTATTTTGGGCCGATCCGGGCAACGCGCGGCTGTGGGACATCGACGACGCCTTTTTGCTGGGCGACGCCCTGGCCGTCTATCCGGTGGTGCGCGAGGGCGAGCGCGCCCGGGAGGTCGTCTTGCCCGCGGGGCGCTGGTACCACCTCTGGGACGATCAGGTGCTGGAGGGGCCGGGCAGCATCCGCCTCGACGCACCGATCGAGCGCATTCCGCTGCTGGTCAAAGCCGGCAGCGTATTGCCGATGGAGGAGGATGGCCATCTGGCTTTGCACCTCTATGCGCCCGAGTCCGGCGCGTTTGAAGGGACGATATACGAGGACGCCGGGGACGGCTACGGGGCAAACCGCATCGAGCGGCTGCGATTCAGCCGGTGCGGCGCGGGTTTTGTGCTGGAGCGCTCTTGGGAAGGCGATTTCGCCTTTCCTTATCGGGGGGTGCGCATTTTTGTGCATGGTGTCCGCGTAGGGCGAGCACGGGTAGACGGGCAGCCGGTTCCCTTTTCGGGAGCGTACCTGCAGGTGAGCGACTTTCGGACTCTGGAGCTGGATTGA
- a CDS encoding response regulator, with protein sequence MRAERRTILLVENNPAAVVMVERAFRQGQLDFALKVVLDGREALLYLGGEPPYTDRESYPLPVMVISNIQMPHVSGFELLTWMRRQDHLKDTPVVMLSSSALESDSDQAYALGAFSYLIKPIGTESLINVVQSLKLS encoded by the coding sequence ATGAGGGCGGAGCGGCGGACGATTTTGCTGGTGGAGAACAACCCGGCGGCCGTGGTGATGGTGGAAAGGGCCTTTCGCCAGGGGCAGCTCGATTTTGCACTCAAAGTGGTCCTGGACGGACGCGAGGCGCTACTCTATCTGGGCGGCGAGCCGCCCTACACCGACCGCGAGAGCTATCCATTGCCGGTGATGGTAATCTCGAATATCCAGATGCCCCACGTCAGCGGCTTCGAGTTGCTCACCTGGATGCGCCGGCAGGACCACCTCAAGGACACACCGGTGGTGATGCTTTCCAGTTCCGCACTGGAGAGCGACAGCGACCAGGCCTACGCCCTTGGGGCTTTTTCGTACCTGATCAAACCGATAGGAACCGAATCGCTCATCAATGTCGTGCAGTCGCTGAAACTGTCCTGA
- a CDS encoding response regulator, with protein MEARARNVVLVVEDNSIDSLMIERTFCKASADSECHWVSSAEEAMRYLEGASRYADRENFPLPRIVVTDLRLPGSSGLELLAWIQRRPELKDLPVLVLTGTGNRELERAYQMGAYFYLLKPLAADTLAEVLSSFQTA; from the coding sequence ATGGAAGCTCGTGCCCGTAACGTTGTACTGGTGGTAGAGGACAACTCCATCGATTCGCTGATGATCGAGCGCACCTTCTGCAAGGCGTCAGCCGACAGCGAGTGCCACTGGGTCAGCTCCGCTGAGGAGGCGATGCGCTACCTCGAAGGTGCGAGCCGCTACGCTGATCGCGAGAACTTTCCCTTACCCAGGATCGTGGTCACGGACCTGCGCTTGCCGGGGTCATCCGGCCTTGAACTGCTCGCCTGGATCCAGAGGCGTCCGGAACTCAAAGACCTGCCGGTGCTCGTGTTGACCGGCACGGGCAACCGCGAACTCGAGCGCGCCTACCAGATGGGGGCCTACTTCTATCTGCTCAAACCCCTGGCGGCCGACACTCTGGCAGAAGTGCTTAGTTCCTTCCAGACGGCGTGA
- a CDS encoding chromophore lyase CpcT/CpeT codes for MISDFQRVRTWLAGNYSNRTQAMAEPVWFIPVTLWYVEVAGLFGEGAGFFTEQVSEHTPNQPYRSRVLQLLDNPLRLENYRLKDQKVWAGAAKDPGRLGRLRADDCEQLAGCTIYLERQGETFTGKMQPGGGCRLFPGDASYIEIEFELGERSFFTLDRGFDATTGEQTWGSRAGAYRYLKQLVE; via the coding sequence GTGATTAGCGACTTCCAGAGGGTGCGCACCTGGCTTGCCGGTAACTATTCCAACCGCACCCAGGCGATGGCGGAGCCCGTCTGGTTCATTCCGGTCACACTCTGGTATGTGGAGGTGGCTGGGCTCTTCGGCGAAGGGGCGGGCTTTTTTACCGAACAGGTGAGCGAGCACACCCCCAACCAGCCCTACCGTAGCCGGGTATTACAGCTGCTCGATAACCCCTTGCGGCTGGAGAATTATCGCCTCAAAGACCAGAAAGTCTGGGCCGGGGCGGCAAAGGACCCGGGGCGTCTCGGGCGGCTGAGGGCGGACGACTGCGAGCAGCTTGCCGGCTGCACGATCTATCTGGAGCGCCAGGGGGAGACGTTCACGGGCAAGATGCAACCCGGAGGCGGCTGCCGGCTTTTTCCCGGTGACGCCAGCTATATCGAGATCGAATTTGAACTTGGCGAGCGGTCGTTTTTCACCCTCGATCGCGGCTTCGATGCTACTACCGGCGAGCAGACTTGGGGATCGCGGGCCGGGGCGTATCGGTATCTCAAGCAGCTTGTCGAATAA
- a CDS encoding STAS-like domain-containing protein, translating to MENLDWNPEIVTTEDPKIWLLQALYEKQPNPVQVVADKLSITRQAAHRQMAKLVKDGLVQATGHTRARVYTLTTVANKQKIYSRSNGLDEDLAWREVCQPLLQNLEKNNNEIYQICFYGFTEMFNNAIDHSGASAVTAEIILTGAYIELQINDDGVGIFKKIKEAFNLEDERHAIFELSKGKLTTDPDNHSGQGIFFTSRAFDYFDIFSRGLFFACHNTQDLLVGEIEDMEGTLVTMKVGLFSNRNLGEIFARFEGEEGEDGLRGFDRTQVPVSLAAAGEDNFVSRSQAKRVLARAHQFKEIILDFEGVDYVGQAFADEIFRVYTANNPDVHITYIQANSEVKKMINWALHTARERKRDQKQEP from the coding sequence ATGGAGAACCTGGACTGGAACCCAGAGATCGTTACCACCGAAGATCCGAAGATCTGGCTGCTGCAGGCTCTCTATGAGAAGCAGCCCAACCCTGTCCAGGTGGTGGCCGATAAACTTTCGATTACTCGCCAGGCTGCTCACCGGCAGATGGCTAAACTTGTCAAAGATGGATTAGTGCAGGCTACGGGTCATACAAGAGCCAGAGTTTATACATTGACAACTGTTGCTAATAAGCAAAAAATTTACTCGCGCTCTAATGGTCTTGATGAGGACCTTGCGTGGAGAGAAGTGTGTCAACCGCTTTTACAGAACCTTGAAAAGAACAATAATGAAATCTATCAAATATGTTTCTATGGCTTTACCGAGATGTTCAATAATGCCATAGATCACTCTGGAGCCTCTGCTGTGACAGCGGAAATCATTCTGACAGGGGCTTACATAGAGTTGCAAATCAACGATGATGGAGTAGGAATTTTCAAGAAGATCAAAGAAGCTTTTAACCTTGAAGATGAGCGTCACGCCATCTTCGAATTATCTAAAGGCAAGCTCACCACCGACCCAGACAATCATAGTGGCCAAGGCATTTTTTTTACTAGCCGAGCTTTTGATTACTTCGACATATTCTCGCGTGGCTTATTTTTTGCGTGTCACAATACCCAAGATTTGCTGGTCGGAGAAATTGAGGATATGGAAGGTACTTTGGTGACCATGAAAGTTGGTTTATTCTCCAACCGGAATTTGGGAGAGATTTTTGCTCGATTTGAGGGTGAGGAAGGAGAAGACGGGTTGCGAGGTTTTGATCGTACACAGGTGCCCGTGTCTTTGGCCGCTGCTGGGGAGGACAACTTCGTCTCCCGCTCGCAGGCTAAAAGAGTCCTTGCCCGCGCCCACCAATTTAAGGAGATTATTCTAGATTTTGAAGGCGTGGATTATGTAGGACAAGCCTTCGCGGATGAAATTTTTAGGGTTTATACAGCTAACAACCCAGACGTACACATTACCTACATCCAAGCAAATTCTGAAGTCAAAAAAATGATTAACTGGGCTCTGCATACAGCTCGGGAGAGGAAGCGAGACCAGAAGCAGGAGCCTTAG
- a CDS encoding SDR family oxidoreductase codes for MKIVVIGSSGLIGKKLVDKLRRKGHEVVAASRALGVDIITGEGLAEALTGARVAVDVANSPSFEDTAALEFFETSGRNLLAAEAAAGVGHHVALSVVGTERLQDSGYFRAKLAQESLIKNSSIPFTIVRATQFFEFIRGIAQSATEGQTVRLSHSLIQPVAADDVAAAVAEAALQPPVNGTIEVAGPDAFHLDELVRRVLAHDEDHHRVIADPNARYFGVLLNDQSLVPGENPRLGPTRFEYWLGRTMPPKQEATKTPLSSQTGPG; via the coding sequence ATGAAGATCGTAGTGATTGGCAGCAGCGGGCTCATCGGAAAAAAGCTCGTGGACAAGCTCCGTCGCAAGGGCCATGAGGTGGTGGCGGCGTCGCGTGCCTTGGGAGTCGATATCATCACCGGTGAGGGACTGGCCGAAGCGCTTACAGGCGCTCGGGTCGCCGTCGATGTGGCGAACTCCCCTTCGTTCGAGGACACGGCTGCTTTGGAGTTCTTCGAGACGTCGGGTCGCAACCTCCTTGCGGCCGAAGCGGCCGCCGGTGTGGGCCATCACGTCGCGCTGTCGGTTGTCGGCACCGAGCGCCTTCAAGATAGCGGCTATTTCCGGGCGAAGTTGGCCCAGGAGAGCCTGATCAAGAACTCATCGATCCCGTTTACGATCGTCCGCGCCACGCAGTTCTTCGAATTTATTCGGGGCATCGCACAGTCGGCCACCGAAGGCCAGACGGTTCGGCTGTCGCATTCACTGATACAACCTGTCGCGGCGGACGATGTCGCTGCCGCAGTGGCCGAGGCCGCGCTTCAACCGCCCGTGAACGGGACGATCGAGGTTGCCGGCCCGGACGCTTTTCATCTCGATGAGTTGGTGAGGCGCGTGCTTGCCCACGACGAAGATCACCACCGGGTGATCGCAGACCCGAACGCTCGCTACTTCGGGGTGTTGTTGAACGATCAATCCCTCGTTCCCGGCGAGAACCCGCGCCTCGGCCCGACTCGTTTCGAATACTGGCTCGGCCGCACAATGCCGCCGAAGCAAGAGGCGACGAAGACTCCCTTGTCGTCGCAGACGGGGCCGGGGTAA
- a CDS encoding mechanosensitive ion channel family protein, translating to MGRRHGYSLLAQAAGLWGALALPAGAQSEMPLITVPLEALQWLMAVASVVLGALGSWGLNIVRGRLKFFIGDQRFDPWLRSLFGLLQGGVWFAALWLAAGNLKGLDPLRSQVAMLLGGVADFLVGVWQVPVLTIDKTRFPLGTLLLLLVLAFAVFWASRLSAVVLKRFVLSRFNLTIGSQEAIATVCNYVISAVGYILLLQLAGIDLGSIAILLGVIGLGVGFALQNLARNFISGLVLLIERPVQVGDYIVIDNKDGVVESVNLRAATLRRFDGSRLIVPNTLLVDQQVLNWSTAENRARLSLEVLVRGSGDPEVVTETLLKIASEERRVLTNPVPEVIFRGWRELGMLFELWAWCGTPKEQLRIKSALYYKIDAELRERGVELAFLEYGQSWQMLPNGTTPMSMQQPNGRN from the coding sequence ATGGGCAGGCGGCATGGCTATTCTCTTTTAGCGCAGGCGGCGGGACTCTGGGGGGCGCTCGCCCTACCGGCCGGGGCGCAAAGCGAGATGCCGCTCATCACCGTGCCCCTCGAAGCGCTGCAGTGGTTGATGGCCGTCGCTTCGGTGGTCCTGGGGGCGCTGGGCAGTTGGGGACTGAATATTGTGCGCGGCCGCTTGAAGTTTTTTATCGGCGACCAGCGCTTCGACCCGTGGTTGAGGAGCCTGTTTGGCCTGCTGCAGGGGGGAGTGTGGTTTGCAGCCCTGTGGCTGGCCGCCGGGAACCTCAAAGGTCTCGATCCATTGCGCTCCCAGGTGGCGATGCTGCTGGGGGGGGTGGCCGATTTTTTGGTCGGGGTGTGGCAGGTGCCGGTGCTCACTATCGACAAGACCCGCTTTCCCCTGGGCACGCTGCTGTTGCTGTTGGTGCTCGCTTTTGCCGTCTTCTGGGCCTCGCGACTCTCGGCGGTGGTGCTCAAGCGCTTCGTGCTCAGCCGCTTCAACCTGACCATCGGCAGCCAGGAGGCGATCGCCACCGTCTGCAACTACGTGATCAGCGCCGTCGGCTACATTTTGCTGTTGCAGCTGGCAGGTATCGATCTCGGCTCGATCGCCATTTTGCTGGGGGTGATCGGCCTGGGCGTCGGTTTCGCCCTGCAGAACCTGGCGCGCAACTTCATCAGCGGACTGGTGTTGCTGATCGAGCGGCCCGTGCAGGTGGGCGACTACATCGTCATCGACAATAAAGACGGCGTCGTCGAAAGCGTCAATCTGCGCGCCGCCACCTTGCGCCGCTTCGACGGCTCGCGGCTGATCGTTCCTAATACCCTGCTGGTCGATCAGCAGGTGCTCAACTGGTCCACCGCCGAAAACCGGGCGCGCCTGTCCCTCGAAGTACTGGTGCGCGGCAGCGGCGATCCGGAAGTGGTGACCGAGACGCTGCTTAAAATTGCCTCCGAGGAGCGGCGCGTGCTCACCAATCCCGTTCCGGAAGTGATCTTCCGCGGCTGGCGCGAGTTGGGGATGCTCTTCGAACTATGGGCCTGGTGCGGCACGCCCAAGGAGCAACTGCGCATCAAAAGCGCCCTCTACTACAAAATCGACGCCGAGCTGCGCGAGCGCGGCGTCGAATTGGCCTTTCTGGAGTACGGCCAGTCGTGGCAAATGCTTCCGAACGGAACAACGCCGATGTCGATGCAGCAGCCCAACGGTCGCAACTGA
- a CDS encoding sensor histidine kinase translates to MASPDLRIILIDDNPGDRLLALRELTQEFPNLQAEQITDQAAFEGALATQRFDVVITDYQLHWGDGLQVLRRVKRRFPDCPVIMFTNSSNGELAAQAMKDGLDDYVTKSPRQYIRLAGAVRSALAFTRANRRVERLQSRLQTLLNRLHVGVFRASVGGRLIECNIAFLQLLGFTSSGQIQQLPFEQLYCPPPDGAPEGYWENEILLQRPDGSELWVLLSATLSAGEDGGIIDGLIEDISARKQNSEQLERRVRERTVQLEAANQELEAFTYSVSHDLREPLRNMQGLAQALLEDFPAQLSPTAHQYAQLIVRSSQQMDALIQDLLTYSRLGRADTHPQPVNLNTVISAALTQLQTKLQEAAAEVQVDSPLPEVHGHFNTLVQVLLNLLTNAIKFVAPGVAPRVRIRADVHDRGGSRWVRLWVEDNGIGVSPQNHQRIFRVFERLHGSETYPGTGIGLAIVRKGIDQHGGRAGVEADLGQGSRFWVELPTVSGG, encoded by the coding sequence ATGGCCAGTCCAGACCTGCGCATCATTCTCATCGACGACAACCCCGGCGATCGGCTGCTTGCCTTGCGGGAGCTGACCCAGGAGTTTCCCAACCTGCAAGCCGAGCAAATCACCGACCAGGCGGCCTTCGAAGGTGCTCTGGCGACCCAGCGCTTCGATGTGGTGATTACCGACTACCAGCTGCACTGGGGAGACGGACTGCAGGTGCTGCGGCGGGTCAAGCGGCGCTTTCCGGACTGCCCGGTGATCATGTTCACAAACAGCAGCAACGGTGAACTGGCTGCCCAGGCGATGAAGGATGGGCTGGACGACTACGTGACCAAGTCTCCCCGGCAGTACATCCGGCTGGCGGGAGCGGTACGCTCGGCGCTTGCCTTCACCCGGGCCAACCGGCGCGTCGAGCGGTTGCAGTCGCGCCTGCAGACGCTGCTCAACCGGCTGCACGTCGGCGTGTTTCGGGCGAGTGTGGGCGGCCGGCTCATCGAGTGCAACATCGCCTTTTTGCAGTTGCTGGGCTTCACTTCGAGCGGACAAATCCAGCAGTTGCCCTTCGAGCAGCTGTACTGCCCACCGCCGGACGGTGCCCCGGAGGGCTACTGGGAGAACGAGATTTTACTGCAGCGGCCGGACGGCAGCGAACTGTGGGTGCTGTTGAGCGCCACGCTCAGCGCTGGGGAGGACGGCGGCATCATCGACGGACTGATCGAGGATATCAGCGCCCGCAAGCAAAACAGCGAACAACTGGAAAGGCGGGTGCGCGAACGCACCGTGCAGTTGGAGGCGGCCAACCAGGAGTTGGAGGCATTTACCTACTCGGTCTCCCACGACTTGCGCGAGCCCCTGCGCAACATGCAGGGATTGGCCCAGGCGCTGCTTGAAGATTTTCCCGCCCAATTGTCCCCTACCGCCCACCAGTACGCTCAACTGATCGTCCGCTCCAGCCAGCAGATGGACGCGCTCATCCAGGATCTGCTCACCTACAGCCGCCTGGGACGAGCCGACACCCACCCGCAACCGGTCAATCTCAACACGGTGATTTCCGCCGCGCTCACCCAGCTGCAGACCAAACTGCAGGAAGCCGCAGCCGAGGTGCAGGTGGATAGTCCGCTTCCGGAGGTGCACGGCCACTTCAATACCCTGGTTCAGGTTCTGCTCAACTTGCTGACCAACGCCATCAAGTTCGTCGCCCCGGGCGTTGCTCCCCGCGTGCGCATCCGCGCAGACGTACACGACCGGGGAGGCTCCCGCTGGGTGCGGCTGTGGGTGGAGGACAACGGCATCGGCGTGTCTCCCCAGAACCACCAGCGCATCTTCCGCGTCTTCGAACGGCTGCACGGCAGTGAGACCTACCCCGGTACCGGCATCGGCCTGGCCATCGTGCGTAAGGGCATTGATCAACACGGGGGCCGGGCGGGAGTCGAGGCGGATCTGGGGCAGGGTAGCCGCTTCTGGGTAGAGCTGCCGACGGTCTCAGGCGGGTGA